One Nyctibius grandis isolate bNycGra1 chromosome 17, bNycGra1.pri, whole genome shotgun sequence genomic window carries:
- the LOC137671215 gene encoding protein-arginine deiminase type-1-like, with product MPQRYVVQMSTRHASYGVCVLGTEVFLDTHRSTPKGATSFEVHATSAVTVHIIHSPVTKPMINSRWPLDPDIEIVVTIDVTSKTINDNKVKISYYGWEDNEISVAWLYLTCVDISLDVDLNRNGRVKSKGKDKAKWTWGPDGQGAVLLVNCDRDSPGAGGTDSGQADIRTTADLQDMSVMLLRTQGPSAIFTDYQVVLHVRESDADKVRVFHAIRSDSQTHYKPVLGPDKLSYLLDHVGSGENTFYVEGLAFPDAGFSGLISFSASLLEVPHQNSPGTPIFTDTVVFRVAPWIMMPNTQPPLEVFVCSIQRSADSNEVFLEGIQALLKKANCKLTICSEVETRSDRWIQDELEFGYVEAPHKTFPVVFDSPRNRGLKDFAFKKILGPDFGYVTREPPGTTVSSLDSFGNLDVSPPVTVRGKEYPLGRILIGSPLPWASGRRMSKVVRDFLYAQKVQAPVEVYSEWLTVGHVDEFLTFVPAFDRKGFRLLLASPNACYKLFKEKQREGHGEATQFVGQKGVERRSIDEILADESLRSDNKHVQRCIDWNRDLLKQELGLSEQDIIDIPQLFILQGSRADALFPDMVNMLVLGKHLGIPKPFGPLVGGRCCLEERVRELLEPLGLTCTFIDDYFSYHVLCGDVHCGTNVRRKPFAFKWWHMVP from the exons ATGCCCCAACGTTACGTCGTGCAGATGTCCACCAGGCACGCCAGCTACGGCGTCTGCGTGTTGGGTACCGAGGTCTTCCTTGATACGCATCG ATCTACCCCCAAAGGTGCCACGTCATTTGAGGTCCATGCCACCTCTGCAGTTACAGTCCACATCATCCACAGCCCCGTGACAAAACCCATGATTAACTCCAGATGGCCCCTGGATCCTGATATAGAGATTGTAGTGACCATTGATGTCACCAGCAAGACCATCAATGACAATAAG GTTAAGATTTCATACTACGGATGGGAAGACAATGAGATTTCGGTGGCTTGGTTGTATCTTACCTGCGTAG ATATATCCCTGGACGTGGACTTGAACCGTAATGGCAGAGTGAAGAGCAAAGGGAAGGACAAG GCCAAGTGGACGTGGGGTCCGGATGGGCaaggtgctgtgctgctggtcaACTGCGACCGGGAcagccccggcgcgggggggaCAGACAGCGGTCAAGCAGACATACGGACCACTGCAG ACCTTCAGGACATGTCCGTCATGCTGCTGAGGACTCAAGGTCCTAGTGCTATCTTCACTGACTACCAGGTGGTCCTGCATGTCCGCGAGTCAGATGCGGATAAAGTGCGGGTTTTCCACGCTATCC GGAGTGACTCACAGACCCACTACAAACCCGTGTTGGGGCCAGACAAGCTCTCCTACCTGCTGGACCATGTTGGTAGTGGAGAAAACACCTTCTACGTTGAAGGGTTGGCTTTCCCTGATGCGGGCTTCTCCGGGTTGATTTCCTTCAGTGCCAGCTTGCTGGAGGTCCCCCATCAG AATTCGCCAGGCACCCCGATTTTCACGGATACAGTGGTTTTCCGCGTGGCACCCTGGATAATGATGCCCAACACCCAGCCACCTTTGGAGGTTTTTGTCTGCAG catCCAGCGGAGCGCAGACTCTAACGAAGTCTTTCTGGAAGGGATCCAGGCCCTGCTGAAGAAAGCCAACTGCAAGCTGACCATCTGCTCGGAGGTGGAAACCCGCAGTGACCGCTGGATCCAG GATGAGCTGGAGTTTGGCTACGTGGAAGCACCACACAAGACCTTCCCCGTTGTCTTCGACTCACCCAGGAACAGAGGCTTGAAAGATTTCGCTTTTAAAAAGATCCTG GGCCCCGATTTCGGCTACGTGACCCGTGAGCCCCCTGGGACGACTGTCTCCAGCCTTGACTCCTTCGGCAACCTGGACGTCAGCCCACCGGTGACGGTGCGAGGGAAGGAGTATCCGCTGGGCCGGATCCTGATTGGCAGCCCCCTGCCTTG GGCCTCCGGCCGACGGATGTCGAAGGTGGTCAGGGATTTTCTTTACGCCCAGAAAGTGCAGGCGCCGGTGGAGGTTTACTCGGAGTGGCTGACCGTGGGCCACGTGGATGAATTCCTCACCTTCGTCCCCGCTTTCGATAGGAAG GGTTTCCGACTCCTCTTGGCCAGCCCCAACGCCTGCTACAAGCTCTTCaaggagaagcagagggagGGCCATGGTGAAGCCACGCAGTTCGTCG GGCAGAAGGGTGTCGAGAGGAGAAGCATTGACGAGATCCTGGCGGATGAGTCGCTGAGAAGTGACAACAAGCATGTGCAG CGCTGCATCGATTGGAACCGTGACCTCCTGAAGCAGGAGCTGGGCCTGAGCGAGCAGGACATCATCGACATCCCCCAGCTCTTCATCCTGCAGGGCTCCCGTGCAGATGCCCTCTTCCCGGACATG GTGAACATGCTGGTGCTGGGCAAGCACCTGGGCATCCCCAAGCCCTTTGGACCACTGGTGGGTGGGCGGTGCTGCCTGGAGGAGCGGGTgcgggagctgctggagccccTGGGCCTCACCTGCACCTTCATCGACGATTACTTCTCCTACCACGTCCTCTGCGGGGACGTCCACTGTGGCACCAACGTCCGGCGTAAACCCTTTGCCTTCAAATGGTGGCACATGGTGCCTTGA
- the LOC137671198 gene encoding protein-arginine deiminase type-3-like produces the protein MVYQRRIQLSTQHPTSTVYVLGTELSLDVCGSAPKDAVAFHVQGTPGVKLYVVHETKSVKLPSSVARWPLAAGTEVLLVMDALSKDVGDEKVRISYFAEAGGVPVGRAMLFLTCVEVSLDADTSRSGTVSRTLLDKAEWLWGPNGHGPILLVNCDRDDPKAETPDNRDTVIRSYADLQDMSQMVLQTRGPRTIFSSYHLLLHVDFGDADKVGVFYGGNSITLEEYKHVLGGSKLSYAVKPSRHQEESIFYVEALAFPDIGFSGLVAFHVTLLESAEKGLLETPIFTDTVVFRVAPWIMTPSTAAPLEVFICSVDGNEDFVAAVGALAEKAKCSLTVCPLLENRQDRWIQDEVEFGYVQAPHKTFPVVFDSPRDGGLKDFPFKSILGPDFGYVARQAPHGTSSLDSFGNLEVSPPVTVRGKEYPLGRILIGSSFPRFGGRRMANAVKAFLYSQKVQAPVELYSDWLRVGHVDEFLSFVPAPDRKGFRLLLASPNACYQLLKEKQEEGFGEAAMFEGLEGMPKLTINEILANEDLRKYNNYAQRCISWNRDKLKRALGLAEPDILDIPQLFGSAADTDADAGAEAFFPDMVNMLVLGKHLGIPKPFGPLVGGQCCLEERVRALLEPLGLTCTFIDDFFSYHINAGEVHCGTNVRRKPFAFKWWHMVP, from the exons ATGGTCTATCAGCGCCGCATCCAGCTCTCCACCCAGCATCCCACCAGCACCGTCTACGTGCTGGGCACCGAGCTCTCCCTGGATGTCTGCGG ATCTGCACCCAAAGATGCCGTTGCCTTCCACGTGCAGGGGACGCCGGGCGTGAAGCTCTACGTGGTGCACGAGACGAAGAGCGTCAAGTTGCCCTCCAGCGTGGCCCGCTGGCCCCTGGCTGCCGGCACCGAGGTGCTGCTGGTCATGGATGCTCTCAGCAAGGACGTGGGCGATGAAAAG GTCAGGATCTCGTATTTCGCGGAGGCCGGCGGGGTGCCCGTGGGCAGAGCCATGCTGTTCCTCACCTGCGTGG AGGTCTCGCTGGACGCCGACACCAGCCGCAGCGGGACGGTGAGCAGGACGCTGCTGGATAAG GCGGAGTGGTTGTGGGGTCCCAATGGACACGGGCCCATCCTGCTGGTGAACTGCGACCGCGACGACCCCAAAGCCGAGACACCGGATAACCGCGACACCGTCATCCGCTCTTACGCTG ACCTGCAGGACATGTCACAGATGGTGCTGCAGACCCGAGGTCCTCGCACCATTTTCTCCAGctaccacctcctcctccacgTGGACTTTGGTGACGCCGATAAAGTCGGCGTGTTCTACGGCGGCA ACAGCATCACGCTGGAGGAGTACAAGCACGTGCTGGGGGGCTCGAAGCTCTCCTACGCCGTCAAACCCAGCCGGCACCAGGAGGAGAGCATCTTCTACGTGGAGGCGCTCGCCTTCCCCGACATCGGCTTTTCGGGGCTCGTGGCTTTCCACGTCACGCTGCTGGAGAGCGCCGAGAAG GGTTTGCTGGAGACGCCGATTTTCACCGACACGGTGGTTTTCCGCGTGGCTCCGTGGATCATGACCCCCAGCACTGCGGCACCGCTGGAGGTCTTCATCTGCAG CGTGGACGGTAACGAGGATTTTGTGGCTGCCGTGGGTGCCCTGGCCGAGAAAGCCAAGTGCTCGCTCACCGTCTGCCCACTGCTGGAGAACCGCCAGGACCGCTGGATCCAG GACGAGGTCGAATTCGGCTACGTGCAAGCCCCCCACAAGACCTTCCCCGTCGTCTTCGACTCGCCCCGCGACGGGGGGCTGAAGGATTTCCCCTTCAAGAGCATCCTG GGCCCCGATTTCGGTTACGTGGCCCGGCAAGCGCCTCATGGTACTTCCAGCCTCGATTCCTTTGGTAATTTGGAGGTGAGCCCCCCCGTGACGGTGCGAGGCAAGGAGTACCCCTTGGGCCGCATCCTCATCGGCAGCAGCTTCCCCAG GTTTGGTGGCCGACGGATGGCGAACGCTGTCAAGGCTTTTCTCTACTCCCAAAAAGTGCAGGCGCCCGTGGAGCTCTATTCAGACTGGCTCCGCGTTGGCCACGTCGATGAGTTCCTCAGCTTCGTCCCCGCGCCCGATCGGAAG GGTTTTCGGCTGCTCCTGGCCAGCCCCAACGCCTGCTACCAGCTCCTCAAGGAGAAGCAAGAGGAAGGGTTCGGCGAGGCGGCGATGTTCGAGG GACTGGAGGGGATGCCCAAGCTGACGATAAACGAGATTCTGGCTAATGAAGACCTCCGGAAATACAATAATTACGCCcag AGATGCATCAGCTGGAACAGGGACAAGCTGAAGCGGGCGCTGGGGCTGGCCGAGCCGGACATCCTCGACATCCCCCAGCTCTTCGGAAGCGCCGCAGACACAGACGCAGATGCCGGCGCCGAAGCCTTCTTCCCCGACATG GTGAACATGCTGGTGCTGGGCAAGCACCTGGGCATCCCCAAGCCCTTCGGACCACTGGTGGGTGGGCAGTGCTGCCTGGAGGAGCGGGTGCGGGCGCTGCTGGAGCCCCTGGGCCTCACCTGCACCTTCATCGATGATTTCTTCTCCTACCACATCAACGCCGGGGAGGTCCACTGCGGCACCAACGTCCGCCGTAAGCCCTTCGCCTTCAAATGGTGGCACATGGTGCCCTGA
- the RCC2 gene encoding protein RCC2 isoform X1, translating to MPRRKAAGPPWDTGPGNGAAAAAAAAGRRRRPGPATGRRRQRAERGGGSSGGSSEDEAPRERRARGGSPGGRRPGRPGGAGSGGAGGGGGGGGGGGGGAARGQSVVICEPEHSKERVKLEGSRCRGQLLIFGATNWDLIGRKEVPKQQVAYRNLGQNLWGPHRYGCLSGIQVRSVVSGPCAAHSLLITAEGKLWSWGRNEKGQLGHGDTKRVEAPKLIEVLGSEAIVLAACGRNHTLALTESGSVFAFGENKMGQLGLGNQTDAVPSPTQIMYNGQPITKLACGAEFSMIMDCKGNLYSFGCPEYGQLGHNSDGKFIARAQRIEYDCELVPRRVAIFIEKTKDGQILPVPNVVVRDVACGANHTLVLDSQKRVFSWGFGGYGRLGHAEQKDEMVPRLVKLFDFPGRGAVQIYAGYTCSFAVSETGGLFFWGATNTSRESTMYPKAVQDLCGWKIRSLACGKSSIIVAADESTISWGPSPTFGELGYGDHKPKSSTAAQEVKTLDGIYTEQVAMGYAHSLVIARDETDAEKEKLRKLPEYNPRTI from the exons ATGCCCCGCAGgaaggcggcggggccgccctgGGACACGGGCCCGGGCAacggggcggcggcagcggcggcggcggcggggaggaggcggcggcccggcccggcgacggggaggcggcggcagcgagcggagcgcggcgggggcagcagcggcggcagcagcgaggATGAAGCGCCCCGAgagcggcgggcgcggggcggcagccccggggggagGCGGCCCGGCAGGCCCGggggggccgggagcggcggggccggtggcggcggcggcggcggaggaggaggaggaggaggggcgGCGAGGGGACAGAGCGTGGTGATCTGCGAGCCCGAGCACAGCAAGGAGCGCGTG AAGCTGGAGGGCTCCAGGTGCCGGGGGCAGCTCCTCATCTTCGGAGCCACCAACTGGGACTTGATCGGCCGCAAAGAAGTGCCTAAGCAGCAAG ttgcATATCGGAATCTGGGCCAGAACTTGTGGGGGCCGCACAGGTACGGCTGTCTCTCAGGTATTCAGGTGCGGAGCGTGGTTTCGGGTCCCTGCGCCGCTCACAGCCTGCTCATCACCGCCGAGGGCAAGCTCTGGAGCTGGG GGCGGAATGAAAAAGGACAattgggacatggggacacgaAGCGGGTGGAAGCCCCGAAGCTCATCGAGGTGCTGGGGAGCGAAGCCATCGTGCTGGCAGCCTGCGGCCGGAACCACACGCTAGCGCTTACAG agagcGGCTCGGTGTTCGCCTTCGGGGAGAATAAAatggggcagctggggctggggaaccAGACGGACGCCGTGCCCAGCCCTACGCAG ATCATGTACAACGGGCAGCCCATCACCAAACTGGCGTGCGGGGCCGAATTCAGCATGATCATGGATTGCAAAGGAAACCTCTACTCCTTCGGGTGCCCCGAGTACGGGCAGCTGG GGCATAATTCGGACGGGAAATTCATCGCCCGGGCGCAGCGGATAGAGTACGACTGCGAGCTGGTGCCGCGCCGCGTGGCCATCTTCATCGAGAAGACCAAAGATGGGCAGATCCTGCCCGTCCCCAACGTGGTGGTGCGGGACGTGGCGTGCGGGGCCAACCACACG CTTGTCCTCGACTCGCAGAAGCGCGTTTTCTCCTGGGGATTCGGGGGCTACGGGCGGCTGGGCCACGCGGAGCAGAAGGACGAGATGGTGCCTCGGCTGGTCAAGCTCTTCGACTTCCCAGGCCGTGGGGCGGTGCAGATCTACGCCGGCTACACATGCTCCTTCGCCGTCAGCGAGACAG GCGgcttgtttttttggggtgccACCAACACCTCCCGGGAGTCCACCATGTACCCCAAAGCCGTACAGGACCTCTGCGGCTGGAAGATCCGCAGCCTGGCCTGTGG GAAGAGCAGCATCATCGTGGCGGCGGATGAGAGCACCATCAGCTGGGGTCCCTCACCCACCTTCGGGGAACTG GGCTACGGGGACCACAAGCCCAAATCCTCGACGGCCGCCCAAGAGGTGAAGACCCTGGATGGGATCTACACAGAGCAG GTGGCCATGGGCTACGCTCACTCGCTGGTCATCGCCCGCGACGAGACCGACGCCGAGAAAGAGAAGCTCCGCAAGCTGCCTGAGTACAACCCCCGCACCATCTGa
- the RCC2 gene encoding protein RCC2 isoform X2 encodes MPRRKAAGPPWDTGPGNGAAAAAAAAGRRRRPGPATGRRRQRAERGGGSSGGSSEDEAPRERRARGGSPGGRRPGRPGGAGSGGAGGGGGGGGGGGGGAARGQSVVICEPEHSKERVKLEGSRCRGQLLIFGATNWDLIGRKEVPKQQVAYRNLGQNLWGPHRYGCLSGIQVRSVVSGPCAAHSLLITAEGKLWSWGRNEKGQLGHGDTKRVEAPKLIEVLGSEAIVLAACGRNHTLALTESGSVFAFGENKMGQLGLGNQTDAVPSPTQIMYNGQPITKLACGAEFSMIMDCKGNLYSFGCPEYGQLGHNSDGKFIARAQRIEYDCELVPRRVAIFIEKTKDGQILPVPNVVVRDVACGANHTLVLDSQKRVFSWGFGGYGRLGHAEQKDEMVPRLVKLFDFPGRGAVQIYAGYTCSFAVSETGGLFFWGATNTSRESTMYPKAVQDLCGWKIRSLACGATGTTSPNPRRPPKR; translated from the exons ATGCCCCGCAGgaaggcggcggggccgccctgGGACACGGGCCCGGGCAacggggcggcggcagcggcggcggcggcggggaggaggcggcggcccggcccggcgacggggaggcggcggcagcgagcggagcgcggcgggggcagcagcggcggcagcagcgaggATGAAGCGCCCCGAgagcggcgggcgcggggcggcagccccggggggagGCGGCCCGGCAGGCCCGggggggccgggagcggcggggccggtggcggcggcggcggcggaggaggaggaggaggaggggcgGCGAGGGGACAGAGCGTGGTGATCTGCGAGCCCGAGCACAGCAAGGAGCGCGTG AAGCTGGAGGGCTCCAGGTGCCGGGGGCAGCTCCTCATCTTCGGAGCCACCAACTGGGACTTGATCGGCCGCAAAGAAGTGCCTAAGCAGCAAG ttgcATATCGGAATCTGGGCCAGAACTTGTGGGGGCCGCACAGGTACGGCTGTCTCTCAGGTATTCAGGTGCGGAGCGTGGTTTCGGGTCCCTGCGCCGCTCACAGCCTGCTCATCACCGCCGAGGGCAAGCTCTGGAGCTGGG GGCGGAATGAAAAAGGACAattgggacatggggacacgaAGCGGGTGGAAGCCCCGAAGCTCATCGAGGTGCTGGGGAGCGAAGCCATCGTGCTGGCAGCCTGCGGCCGGAACCACACGCTAGCGCTTACAG agagcGGCTCGGTGTTCGCCTTCGGGGAGAATAAAatggggcagctggggctggggaaccAGACGGACGCCGTGCCCAGCCCTACGCAG ATCATGTACAACGGGCAGCCCATCACCAAACTGGCGTGCGGGGCCGAATTCAGCATGATCATGGATTGCAAAGGAAACCTCTACTCCTTCGGGTGCCCCGAGTACGGGCAGCTGG GGCATAATTCGGACGGGAAATTCATCGCCCGGGCGCAGCGGATAGAGTACGACTGCGAGCTGGTGCCGCGCCGCGTGGCCATCTTCATCGAGAAGACCAAAGATGGGCAGATCCTGCCCGTCCCCAACGTGGTGGTGCGGGACGTGGCGTGCGGGGCCAACCACACG CTTGTCCTCGACTCGCAGAAGCGCGTTTTCTCCTGGGGATTCGGGGGCTACGGGCGGCTGGGCCACGCGGAGCAGAAGGACGAGATGGTGCCTCGGCTGGTCAAGCTCTTCGACTTCCCAGGCCGTGGGGCGGTGCAGATCTACGCCGGCTACACATGCTCCTTCGCCGTCAGCGAGACAG GCGgcttgtttttttggggtgccACCAACACCTCCCGGGAGTCCACCATGTACCCCAAAGCCGTACAGGACCTCTGCGGCTGGAAGATCCGCAGCCTGGCCTGTGG GGCTACGGGGACCACAAGCCCAAATCCTCGACGGCCGCCCAAGAGGTGA